One Campylobacter sputorum subsp. sputorum DNA segment encodes these proteins:
- a CDS encoding chemotaxis protein CheW, with protein sequence MSDKLNQVLQKQKKQITDPAQIDREDEVIQLVGFIVGQEEYAVPILDIKEIIKPLDYTRVPSVPDYILGVFNLRGTVIPLIDLRIKFNLPPTKATDHTRFIIMKNEEDMAGFLIDSLTQAIRIKKNRIDTPPETLLKEKGGMIYGIGKRDNNILTILKVDSLLKREF encoded by the coding sequence ATGAGTGATAAATTAAATCAAGTTTTACAGAAACAAAAGAAACAAATAACTGATCCTGCTCAAATAGACAGAGAAGATGAGGTTATACAATTAGTTGGCTTTATAGTTGGGCAAGAAGAGTATGCTGTTCCTATATTAGATATAAAAGAAATTATAAAACCTCTTGATTATACCAGAGTTCCAAGTGTGCCAGATTATATTTTAGGAGTTTTTAATCTTAGAGGAACCGTAATTCCTCTTATAGATTTAAGAATTAAATTTAATTTACCACCTACAAAAGCTACTGATCATACTCGTTTTATCATTATGAAAAATGAAGAAGATATGGCTGGCTTTTTGATAGATAGTTTAACTCAAGCTATAAGAATTAAAAAAAATAGAATAGATACCCCACCAGAAACTCTTTTAAAAGAAAAAGGTGGAATGATATATGGAATAGGAAAAAGAGATAATAATATCTTAACGATATTAAAAGTTGATTCACTTTTAAAGCGTGAGTTTTAG
- a CDS encoding hybrid sensor histidine kinase/response regulator, with protein sequence MDDMQEILEDFLVEAFELVEQIDHDLVELEANPEDLELLNRIFRVAHTVKGSSSFLNFDILTRLTHHMEDVLNKARRGELKITPDVMDVVLESVDDMKNLLGSIRDNGNDTAIGLDITDVCSRLDQISGGDGSAPVSPKKEEEKPKEEEKVEEPAKEEPEEEVDVNSLSESEVEAEIERLLKVRKEEDKARRAQKKDNPAPAPKPKPAPKPENKDSDSKAVAASSSTQMEQTIRVEVKRLDNLMSLIGELVLGKNRLIKIYEDVSERYDGEQFLEELNQVVAALSIVTTDIQLAVMKTRMLPIAKVFNKFPRMVRDLSRDLNKQIDLEISGEETELDKSIVEVIGDPLVHIIRNSCDHGIESPEARLAAGKPEKGVIQLKAYSEGNNIVVEIADDGKGMDPDVLKAKCMEKGLITEREADAMSNKEAFGLIFKPGFSTAAQVTNVSGRGVGMDVVKTNIEKLNGIIDIDSEFGRGTVLKLKIPLTLAIIQSLLVGSQEETYALPLASVLETVRVPLDDIYTIEGKNVLRLRDEVISLVRLSDLFNVKKVFDGGEQTYVVVIGVVESKIGIIVDNLIGQEEVVIKSLGNYLQNIKGIAGATIRGDGKVTLIVDVGTIMDMAKDIKIDIKADIESSSEASKKEKPSDYVVLVVDDSKMDRNIMKKSLEPIGVSIIEAANGVDALNIIKTSEKVIDAVLIDIEMPRMDGYTLAGEIRKYSKYKFLPLIAVTSRTSKTDRLRGVEVGMTEYITKPYSSEYLENVVRKNLNME encoded by the coding sequence ATGGATGATATGCAAGAAATATTAGAAGATTTTCTCGTTGAAGCATTTGAGCTAGTTGAACAAATAGATCACGATCTTGTAGAGCTTGAGGCTAATCCTGAGGATTTAGAGCTTTTAAATAGAATTTTCCGAGTTGCGCATACAGTAAAAGGTAGTTCGTCTTTTTTAAATTTTGATATATTAACAAGACTTACTCATCATATGGAGGATGTTTTAAATAAAGCTAGAAGAGGCGAGTTAAAAATAACTCCAGATGTTATGGATGTTGTTTTAGAATCAGTTGATGATATGAAAAATCTTTTAGGATCTATTAGAGATAATGGAAATGATACTGCAATAGGACTTGATATAACTGATGTTTGCTCTAGATTGGATCAAATTTCGGGTGGAGATGGTTCTGCTCCAGTGTCTCCTAAAAAAGAGGAAGAAAAACCAAAAGAAGAAGAAAAGGTAGAAGAGCCTGCAAAAGAGGAGCCAGAAGAAGAAGTGGATGTAAATTCTCTTAGTGAATCTGAAGTTGAAGCCGAGATAGAAAGACTTCTTAAAGTTAGAAAGGAAGAAGATAAAGCTAGAAGAGCTCAGAAAAAGGATAATCCTGCTCCAGCTCCTAAGCCAAAACCAGCTCCTAAGCCAGAGAATAAAGACTCTGATTCAAAAGCTGTAGCAGCAAGTAGTTCTACTCAAATGGAACAAACAATTAGAGTTGAAGTTAAAAGACTAGATAATCTAATGAGTCTTATTGGGGAGCTTGTATTAGGCAAAAATAGACTTATTAAGATTTATGAAGATGTAAGTGAAAGATATGACGGAGAGCAATTTTTAGAGGAGTTAAACCAAGTAGTTGCGGCACTTTCTATAGTAACAACTGATATTCAGCTTGCTGTTATGAAAACAAGAATGCTTCCTATAGCAAAAGTATTTAATAAATTCCCTAGAATGGTAAGGGATTTAAGCAGGGATTTGAATAAACAAATAGATTTAGAAATAAGCGGCGAAGAAACAGAGCTTGATAAATCAATAGTTGAAGTTATTGGCGATCCTTTAGTTCACATAATTAGAAATTCTTGCGATCACGGTATAGAAAGCCCAGAAGCTCGTTTGGCAGCTGGTAAACCAGAAAAAGGTGTCATTCAGTTAAAAGCTTATAGCGAAGGCAATAATATAGTTGTAGAAATAGCCGATGATGGTAAAGGAATGGATCCTGATGTATTAAAAGCAAAATGTATGGAAAAAGGATTGATTACAGAAAGAGAAGCCGATGCTATGAGTAACAAAGAAGCATTTGGTCTTATCTTTAAGCCAGGATTTTCAACAGCAGCGCAAGTTACTAATGTTTCAGGAAGAGGCGTTGGAATGGATGTTGTTAAAACCAACATCGAGAAATTAAACGGTATCATAGATATAGATAGTGAATTTGGGCGAGGAACTGTTTTAAAACTAAAAATTCCTCTTACTTTAGCGATTATTCAATCATTACTTGTTGGTTCACAAGAAGAAACATATGCACTTCCTTTGGCTAGTGTTTTAGAAACAGTTCGTGTACCTCTTGACGATATTTATACAATTGAGGGTAAAAATGTTTTAAGACTTAGAGATGAGGTTATATCTCTTGTTAGACTTTCTGATTTATTTAATGTTAAAAAAGTATTTGATGGCGGAGAGCAAACCTATGTAGTTGTCATAGGTGTAGTGGAGAGTAAGATAGGTATCATTGTAGATAATTTAATAGGACAAGAAGAGGTTGTTATTAAGTCTTTAGGTAACTATTTACAAAATATCAAAGGAATAGCAGGGGCAACCATTAGAGGTGATGGTAAGGTAACTCTTATTGTGGATGTTGGAACTATAATGGATATGGCTAAAGATATTAAAATAGACATAAAAGCTGATATTGAAAGTAGCTCTGAAGCTTCTAAAAAAGAAAAACCAAGTGATTATGTTGTTTTAGTAGTAGATGATTCTAAGATGGATAGAAATATTATGAAAAAATCACTTGAACCAATTGGTGTTAGCATTATAGAAGCGGCAAACGGAGTTGATGCATTAAATATTATAAAGACTAGTGAAAAAGTTATTGATGCTGTGCTTATAGATATTGAGATGCCTAGAATGGATGGTTATACTCTTGCTGGTGAGATTAGAAAATATTCTAAATACAAATTCTTACCTCTTATTGCTGTTACTTCAAGAACAAGTAAAACCGATAGACTAAGAGGTGTTGAGGTTGGCATGACTGAGTATATAACAAAGCCATATTCTTCTGAATATTTAGAAAATGTTGTTAGAAAAAACTTAAATATGGAGTAG